In the genome of Phosphitispora fastidiosa, one region contains:
- a CDS encoding UbiX family flavin prenyltransferase — MGSYIIAVTGASGAIYARNMLQTLLRLNHEVSLTITGPGFRVLKEELSWDLPEPGDPGMAREIGGYLGLNEDAPLTYYDYRDIGAQIASGSARNDGMIIIPCTVSTLSGIACGASENLVERAADIMLKEKRQLVVVPRETPFNQIHLKNMLELACMGVHIVPAAPAFYHKPETIEDLVNFVVGRVLDLLKIEHKLFNRWQGS, encoded by the coding sequence TTGGGTTCATATATAATAGCTGTTACCGGAGCCAGTGGCGCGATCTATGCGCGAAATATGCTCCAAACCTTACTTAGGCTGAACCATGAGGTTAGCCTGACAATAACCGGACCGGGTTTCAGGGTTCTTAAGGAAGAACTTTCCTGGGACCTTCCTGAGCCCGGAGACCCTGGCATGGCCAGGGAAATCGGGGGTTATCTAGGCTTGAACGAGGATGCCCCGCTGACGTATTATGATTACCGGGATATTGGGGCTCAGATTGCCAGCGGGTCGGCCAGAAATGATGGCATGATAATCATTCCATGTACTGTCTCCACCCTCTCCGGGATAGCTTGCGGGGCTTCGGAAAACCTGGTGGAAAGGGCTGCCGACATTATGCTTAAGGAGAAACGGCAGTTGGTGGTGGTTCCCAGGGAAACCCCGTTCAACCAGATACACCTTAAAAACATGCTGGAGCTTGCCTGCATGGGTGTCCATATCGTGCCGGCAGCTCCGGCATTTTACCATAAGCCTGAAACAATCGAAGACCTGGTTAACTTCGTTGTTGGCAGGGTTCTGGATTTACTTAAAATTGAACATAAGCTTTTTAATAGATGGCAGGGCTCTTAG
- a CDS encoding menaquinone biosynthetic enzyme MqnA/MqnD family protein, whose protein sequence is MSKIRLGYIDYINCLPVYYAIEQGQVPIAAKMVKGPPTKMNKMFIDGKLDITPISSIEFARHSEKAVILPEVSISADGAVESILLFSKVPVTELDGLKVSLPTSSATSVALLKILFEHYYHVEVEYSLEEPDLKQMLKESDAALLIGDDALLAGEAVRKQGGNSLHITDLGSAWKEFTGYQMTFALWVINRNFVEAHPEEVANISNAFIKAKEYGFANIPALVDKAHQKTGLPLKVLKRYFETIKYSFGEEEQKALLTFYDYAYKSGLIEERAKLNIWGEEIG, encoded by the coding sequence GTGAGTAAAATCCGGCTGGGTTATATTGATTATATAAATTGTTTGCCTGTATATTATGCTATTGAACAGGGACAGGTCCCTATTGCTGCCAAAATGGTCAAGGGACCGCCGACTAAAATGAATAAGATGTTTATTGACGGCAAACTGGATATTACTCCCATTTCATCTATTGAGTTTGCCAGGCATAGCGAGAAGGCCGTGATTCTTCCGGAAGTCTCAATCAGCGCTGACGGTGCGGTTGAGAGCATTCTCCTTTTCAGTAAGGTTCCGGTAACGGAATTGGACGGCCTGAAGGTCAGTCTGCCGACATCGTCGGCAACTTCAGTGGCGCTGCTAAAAATACTGTTTGAACATTATTACCATGTGGAGGTTGAGTATTCCCTGGAGGAACCGGATCTGAAGCAGATGCTGAAGGAATCGGATGCTGCTCTCCTGATAGGGGATGATGCCCTTTTAGCCGGAGAGGCTGTCAGAAAGCAGGGCGGTAATTCCTTACATATTACGGACCTGGGTTCAGCATGGAAGGAATTTACCGGATACCAAATGACTTTTGCCTTATGGGTGATTAACCGGAATTTCGTTGAGGCACATCCGGAAGAGGTAGCAAACATCAGTAATGCATTTATTAAAGCAAAGGAGTATGGTTTTGCCAATATTCCTGCTTTGGTTGATAAGGCACACCAAAAGACCGGCCTGCCCCTGAAGGTCTTAAAAAGGTACTTTGAAACTATCAAGTACAGTTTTGGAGAGGAAGAGCAAAAGGCGCTCCTGACGTTTTATGATTATGCATATAAGAGCGGGCTGATTGAGGAACGTGCTAAGTTAAATATCTGGGGTGAGGAAATTGGGTAA
- a CDS encoding HD-GYP domain-containing protein has protein sequence MFSLRIDDVKTGMTLAEPVFNMNGTKLLGEDSVLTGKMILRLKNAGAKRLWVTDDSFSFLQEFGPQKIVGETVIELEKAKSRIVEGKAFDIQVINEVSHELVEQIIINELPFAEMVRMKSTETGVFEHMVDVSLLAVITAKSMGMDKLDMRFLCFASLVHDVGKLMIPGEILGKPDKLNDTEMRVVKKHPLIGFDVLSSIDGINKHAPVVALQHHERLDGSGYPNGIKGNQIHLYSRIVAIADIYTALIREKVYRPRLPVYEAGEILWSQAEAGLDRTLTSNFLRNVVAFPLRSMVKLNNGLVGKVVYQNSDFPTRPIVSVDGEMIDLAETPTVFVAEVVAYEHD, from the coding sequence TTGTTCTCTTTACGCATTGATGATGTAAAAACTGGGATGACCCTGGCTGAACCGGTATTTAACATGAATGGCACTAAACTGCTGGGTGAGGATTCCGTCCTGACCGGCAAGATGATTCTCAGGCTTAAGAATGCAGGAGCTAAACGGCTTTGGGTGACTGATGACAGTTTTTCTTTTCTCCAGGAATTCGGGCCACAAAAAATTGTCGGAGAAACAGTTATAGAATTGGAAAAAGCAAAATCCCGCATTGTTGAGGGAAAGGCCTTTGATATACAGGTCATTAACGAAGTTTCTCATGAACTGGTAGAGCAGATTATTATTAATGAACTGCCTTTTGCGGAAATGGTTCGGATGAAGTCCACCGAAACAGGAGTTTTTGAGCATATGGTGGATGTCAGTCTGCTTGCCGTTATTACCGCCAAGTCTATGGGTATGGATAAGCTGGACATGCGGTTTCTCTGTTTTGCTTCACTGGTCCATGATGTTGGCAAGCTTATGATCCCGGGTGAGATTTTGGGGAAACCGGATAAGCTCAATGATACCGAGATGCGTGTGGTCAAAAAACACCCCCTGATAGGTTTTGATGTCCTGAGCAGTATCGATGGGATCAACAAGCATGCCCCTGTAGTGGCCCTGCAGCACCATGAACGGCTTGATGGCAGCGGCTATCCTAATGGGATAAAGGGTAACCAGATACACCTTTACAGCAGAATTGTGGCCATTGCTGATATATATACAGCGCTGATCAGGGAAAAGGTTTACCGCCCCAGGCTTCCTGTTTACGAGGCCGGTGAGATTTTGTGGTCACAGGCAGAAGCCGGGCTTGACCGCACCCTGACATCAAACTTCCTGAGGAATGTTGTCGCCTTTCCGCTGCGCAGTATGGTAAAATTAAATAATGGCCTTGTCGGCAAGGTTGTTTACCAGAATAGTGATTTTCCGACCCGGCCGATTGTTTCGGTTGACGGGGAAATGATTGACCTGGCTGAGACCCCTACGGTTTTTGTGGCTGAAGTAGTTGCTTATGAGCATGATTAA
- a CDS encoding demethylmenaquinone methyltransferase: MAAEFLEAVRDDLKYVDEKVAKAFKIKPGNLSKFAHVETESVQKYLHPALVLFSGRLLGYTGSGLVSLAAVIQLIYLASAVQFRVPDNCVRNPVEEDPKDGAQLPVLAGDYLYGRFFVELCAGDILQFLDPLASIIADMNYGALQRRKHQGLQATDLKMALFVIEKESAALTEGAARMAGVLAAVSGEAITNISGIGFNLGMGYGILERNLGTELAAPYFEAVGKLLQRFPAGEARDGLQGMVNELKNGQLAVPLRKTGQCGEFKITPPGGPDIPEGYQNQEQYVHSVFSSIAQKYDTMNTFLSFNRDKFWRKFTVEKAGIRPGDNVLDVCCGTGMISVELAKKTGPSGRVTGLDFCGDMLDIAKANLKGMQGINNIEYIQGNAMEMPFADNTFNCATIGFGLRNVPDLKKTLKEIIRVLKPGGRVVCLEFSKPTVPFFKQLYNFYFNRCVPLLGRLGVGIEGPYRYLHNSWQVFPHQKELKDEFTRQGLENVNYYELTGGVVSVHVGVKPVSVISNVAAAKE; encoded by the coding sequence ATGGCAGCCGAATTCCTGGAAGCAGTTCGGGATGATTTGAAATATGTAGACGAGAAAGTGGCAAAAGCCTTTAAGATAAAACCCGGGAATTTGAGCAAATTTGCCCATGTTGAAACAGAGTCGGTGCAGAAATACTTGCATCCGGCCCTGGTTTTGTTTTCCGGCAGGCTTTTGGGTTATACTGGGTCTGGGCTGGTCAGTCTTGCCGCAGTGATTCAGTTAATTTACCTGGCCTCAGCTGTTCAGTTTCGGGTTCCGGACAACTGCGTGAGGAATCCGGTTGAAGAAGACCCTAAAGACGGGGCACAGCTACCGGTGTTGGCCGGAGATTATCTTTATGGCCGGTTCTTTGTGGAACTTTGTGCCGGGGATATTCTGCAATTCCTGGATCCCCTGGCTTCCATTATAGCTGATATGAATTATGGCGCTTTACAGAGAAGAAAGCATCAGGGCCTTCAAGCGACAGATCTGAAGATGGCCCTATTTGTGATTGAAAAAGAAAGTGCGGCATTGACTGAAGGAGCGGCAAGGATGGCAGGCGTTCTCGCTGCAGTTTCGGGTGAAGCAATTACCAACATTTCAGGAATAGGATTTAACCTGGGAATGGGATATGGTATCCTGGAAAGGAACCTGGGTACGGAACTGGCTGCACCATACTTTGAAGCGGTTGGTAAATTGCTGCAGCGATTTCCGGCAGGTGAAGCAAGAGACGGTTTGCAAGGCATGGTCAATGAGTTGAAGAATGGTCAGCTTGCTGTTCCGCTAAGGAAAACAGGGCAGTGTGGAGAATTTAAAATCACGCCGCCGGGTGGGCCTGACATCCCCGAGGGTTACCAGAATCAGGAGCAATATGTCCACTCGGTGTTTTCGTCTATAGCTCAAAAATATGATACCATGAACACGTTCCTGAGTTTTAACCGGGATAAATTTTGGAGGAAATTTACTGTTGAGAAAGCCGGGATAAGGCCCGGTGACAATGTTTTGGATGTATGCTGTGGTACAGGGATGATATCAGTGGAATTGGCCAAAAAGACAGGGCCTTCCGGAAGAGTGACCGGCCTTGACTTCTGTGGTGACATGCTTGATATCGCAAAAGCCAACCTGAAAGGCATGCAGGGGATAAATAATATCGAATACATCCAGGGAAATGCCATGGAAATGCCTTTTGCAGATAATACTTTCAATTGTGCCACAATTGGTTTTGGGCTCCGGAATGTTCCGGACCTTAAAAAAACCTTAAAGGAAATAATCCGTGTCCTTAAGCCCGGAGGGCGCGTTGTCTGCCTTGAATTCAGCAAACCTACCGTTCCTTTTTTTAAGCAATTATATAATTTTTATTTTAATAGGTGTGTACCGCTCCTGGGCAGGTTGGGAGTGGGTATCGAAGGCCCTTATAGATATCTCCACAATTCGTGGCAGGTTTTTCCCCACCAGAAGGAACTGAAGGATGAATTTACCCGTCAGGGGCTGGAGAACGTAAATTACTATGAGCTGACTGGGGGAGTCGTATCGGTACATGTGGGGGTTAAACCTGTATCTGTGATCTCTAATGTAGCAGCAGCCAAGGAATAG
- a CDS encoding UbiA-like polyprenyltransferase: protein MAFARVRHFGEMIKFEHTVFALPFALMGAFLAKRNFPTGYELLWITLAMVGARTAAMALNRLIDRHIDARNPRTAGRHLPKGILSVAEVWVYVALSWALLLIAAWQLNPLDLPVPLTVKLMPIAVLVLTLYSYTKRFTWACHLVLGLSLGLAPVGSWVGVAGRVELPAVILGFVVIAWVAGFDMIYACQDYEFDRKEGIHSVPAIFGLKWALVFSGLLHVLTIVLLVWDGLLLGMGYFYWLGIILAAGILIYEHSLVTPTDLSKLDAAFFNMNGILSVMLFVFTFADIIFGLKISL, encoded by the coding sequence ATGGCCTTTGCCCGGGTACGCCATTTTGGTGAAATGATAAAATTTGAACATACGGTGTTTGCCCTGCCTTTTGCTTTAATGGGAGCCTTCCTGGCTAAAAGGAATTTTCCCACAGGGTATGAACTGCTTTGGATAACCCTGGCTATGGTTGGCGCCAGAACCGCAGCCATGGCCTTGAACCGGCTGATTGACCGTCACATAGATGCCAGAAATCCCCGGACTGCCGGAAGGCATCTTCCCAAAGGCATCCTTTCAGTTGCTGAGGTCTGGGTTTATGTGGCCCTGTCATGGGCTCTGCTGCTGATTGCAGCGTGGCAGCTTAACCCGCTGGACCTGCCGGTTCCCCTTACGGTCAAGCTGATGCCCATAGCTGTCCTGGTGTTAACTCTTTATTCTTATACTAAACGGTTTACGTGGGCGTGTCACCTTGTTTTGGGACTGTCTCTGGGTCTTGCCCCTGTAGGAAGTTGGGTTGGGGTTGCCGGCAGAGTGGAGCTTCCTGCGGTAATTCTGGGTTTTGTGGTCATTGCCTGGGTAGCCGGTTTTGATATGATTTATGCATGTCAGGACTACGAATTTGACCGGAAGGAAGGAATTCATTCCGTTCCTGCAATATTTGGCCTTAAGTGGGCTCTGGTGTTTTCCGGACTGCTGCATGTATTGACAATAGTACTTTTGGTATGGGACGGACTGCTTCTGGGTATGGGTTATTTCTATTGGCTTGGAATAATCTTAGCAGCAGGTATCCTGATTTACGAACATTCACTGGTTACTCCAACTGATTTGTCTAAGCTTGATGCCGCTTTTTTTAACATGAATGGCATACTTAGTGTAATGCTGTTTGTTTTTACTTTTGCCGATATTATATTTGGGCTCAAAATATCGCTGTAG
- the mqnE gene encoding aminofutalosine synthase MqnE, with product MELLGTSKLLDIVEKVNKGDRLSFEDGVRLMSSNELLVIGYMADIVRKRKNGDYAYFIVNRHINHTNVCDNLCKLCAFGKKPDDPEAYTMSLDEIEKKALAVRDKGISELHIVGGLNPELRLHYFEEMLRRIRQVLPKVIIQGFTAVEIDYFAKTENMSVEDVIRRLMDAGLDSLPGGGAEIFAPRVREKICDKKISGARWLEVHEAAHQAGMLTNATMLYGHVETIEERIDHLIKLRELQDRSRGFLAFIPLAFHPKNTGLEGTKLSRTTGYDDLKVLAVSRLMLDNFDHIKAYWIMIGPKLAQVSLAFGVDDIDGTVVEEQITHAAGADSGQSLTKKELVGMIKAAGRIPAERDTLYKIIEEGF from the coding sequence ATGGAACTGTTGGGTACAAGCAAACTGTTGGATATCGTCGAAAAAGTGAATAAAGGGGATAGGCTTAGTTTTGAAGACGGAGTTAGGCTGATGAGCTCCAATGAGCTGTTGGTTATAGGGTATATGGCAGATATAGTGAGAAAAAGGAAAAACGGTGATTACGCCTATTTTATTGTAAACCGCCATATTAATCACACCAATGTCTGTGACAACCTGTGCAAGCTGTGTGCTTTTGGGAAAAAGCCTGATGACCCGGAGGCGTACACCATGAGTCTTGACGAGATAGAGAAAAAGGCTCTCGCAGTAAGGGACAAGGGCATTTCTGAGCTGCATATTGTCGGCGGGCTTAACCCAGAGCTTAGGCTGCATTACTTTGAGGAAATGCTGCGCCGGATCAGGCAGGTCTTGCCCAAAGTAATCATTCAGGGCTTTACCGCTGTTGAAATCGATTATTTTGCCAAAACCGAAAACATGTCAGTGGAGGACGTAATCCGCCGCCTTATGGATGCAGGTCTGGACTCACTTCCCGGGGGTGGGGCAGAGATATTTGCGCCAAGGGTCAGGGAAAAAATATGTGATAAAAAAATTAGCGGCGCCAGATGGCTGGAGGTGCATGAAGCTGCCCATCAGGCGGGAATGCTGACAAATGCGACAATGCTGTATGGACATGTGGAAACCATCGAAGAACGCATAGACCATTTGATTAAACTGCGTGAACTGCAGGATCGGAGCCGTGGCTTTCTGGCTTTTATACCTCTGGCATTTCATCCGAAAAATACCGGCCTGGAGGGGACGAAGCTTAGCCGAACGACAGGGTATGATGACCTTAAAGTGCTGGCAGTATCCAGGCTGATGCTGGACAACTTTGACCATATCAAGGCCTACTGGATTATGATAGGGCCAAAACTGGCCCAGGTCTCACTGGCATTTGGAGTTGATGACATAGATGGTACTGTTGTTGAGGAACAGATTACTCATGCCGCGGGAGCTGACAGTGGACAGTCCCTTACCAAAAAGGAACTGGTGGGGATGATTAAGGCAGCTGGTAGGATTCCCGCTGAACGGGATACCCTCTATAAAATAATTGAGGAGGGCTTTTAA